From a region of the Cucumis sativus cultivar 9930 chromosome 6, Cucumber_9930_V3, whole genome shotgun sequence genome:
- the LOC101217597 gene encoding zinc finger protein GAI-ASSOCIATED FACTOR 1 — protein MPADLENSPSVSGEPTVSSLGNTDPPPKSTVKKKRNLPGMPDPDAEVIALSPKTLLATNRFVCEICNKGFQRDQNLQLHRRGHNLPWKLRQRSSNEVKKKVYVCPETSCVHHDPSRALGDLTGIKKHFCRKHGEKKWKCDKCSKKYAVQSDWKAHSKICGTREYKCDCGTLFSRRDSFITHRAFCDALAEESAKAQPQSLVDKPVSNSSQKAVEPVEPNPKLSPPPSPPAAASPPQSACVLSPPVLPIQSQDQSENPSQYNEEAPVTTGMSGSCSSSKSPSSNSSSSSRFASLFASTTTSISLQPPQPPAFTDMIHVMACSDPSSDYAPTTSTEPISLCLSTTHGASIFGAASQDLRQYTPAPQPAMSATALLQKAAQMGAAASNASFLRGLGLVPSSSSATPQESSPWNQRQVEPDGISIAAGLGLGLPCDGNSGLKELMRGNHSLFAPKHTTLDFLGLGMAAGGSPNNRGLAALITSIGGGMDVGTTTGSYGGGDISSKDMNRNN, from the exons ATGCCAGCCGATTTAGAGAATTCCCCGTCGGTTTCCGGGGAACCTACTGTCTCTTCCCTTGGAAACACCGATCCGCCGCCCAAATCCAccgttaagaaaaaaagaaatctaccCGGAATGCCAG ATCCGGATGCGGAAGTGATTGCTCTCTCCCCGAAGACCCTTTTGGCCACCAATCGATTTGTTTGTGAGATTTGCAACAAAGGGTTTCAGAGGGATCAGAATCTGCAGCTTCATCGGCGTGGTCATAATCTTCCATGGAAGCTCCGGCAAAGGTCTAGTAAtgaggtgaagaagaaggtcTATGTTTGCCCTGAGACTTCTTGTGTTCATCACGATCCTTCTAGAGCTCTGGGGGATTTGACTGGGATTAAGAAGCACTTTTGCAGAAAGCATGGTGAGAAGAAGTGGAAATGCGATAAGTGTTCGAAGAAATACGCCGTTCAGTCTGATTGGAAAGCCCATTCCAAAATTTGTGGTACTAGAGAATACAAATGCGATTGTGGTACTCTTTTTTCCAG AAGGGATAGCTTCATTACCCATAGAGCTTTCTGTGATGCATTGGCAGAGGAAAGTGCAAAAGCTCAGCCTCAGTCGTTGGTGGACAAACCGGTTTCTAATTCTTCTCAGAAAGCGGTGGAGCCGGTGGAGCCAAATCCAAAGCTATCTCCGCCGCCGTCACCTCCGGCGGCTGCATCTCCTCCTCAATCAGCTTGTGTTCTATCTCCTCCCGTTTTGCCGATTCAAAGTCAAG ATCAATCGGAGAATCCATCCCAATATAATGAAGAAGCACCTGTTACCACGGGCATGAGTGGTAGCTGCAGCAGCAGCAAGAGTCCGAGCAGCAACAGCAGTTCGAGTAGTCGATTTGCTAGCTTGTTTGCTTCCACAACTACATCCATAAGCCTGCAACCTCCTCAACCCCCCGCATTTACTGACATGATACATGTTATGGCTTGTTCGGATCCCTCATCTGACTATGCTCCAACGACGTCTACCGAGCCTATTTCTCTCTGTCTTTCAACTACCCACGGGGCATCAATTTTTGGGGCTGCTAGCCAAGACCTCCGACAGTACACACCAGCTCCGCAACCTGCAATGTCCGCCACTGCATTACTACAAAAGGCTGCTCAAATGGGAGCGGCAGCTTCAAATGCCTCATTCCTTCGCGGTTTAGGCTTAGTACCATCCTCCTCTTCGGCTACGCCACAAGAGAGCTCGCCATGGAATCAAAGGCAAGTTGAACCAGATGGAATCTCAATCGCTGCAGGGCTTGGGCTTGGACTCCCTTGCGATGGGAACTCTGGACTGAAAGAACTAATGAGAGGCAACCATTCACTATTTGCTCCGAAACACACTACTCTTGATTTCCTCGGATTGGGTATGGCAGCTGGTGGTAGCCCCAACAACAGAGGATTGGCTGCACTAATCACATCGATCGGCGGAGGCATGGATGTTGGCACAACGACTGGATCCTACGGAGGTGGTGACATATCGAGCAAAGATATGAatagaaacaattaa
- the LOC101217128 gene encoding G-box-binding factor 1 isoform X1 has product MGTGEEGTPSKTSKPPSSSQEIAPTPSYPDWSSSVQAYYGAGATPPPFFASTVASPTPHPYLWGGQHPLMSPYGTPVPYPAIYPPGGVYAHPNITVTPGSVPINAEYEGKSPDGKERVSKKSKGMSGNTASGGGRTGESGKVASSSGNDGASQSAESGTEGSSEGSDENGNQQEFAANKKGSFNQMLADGANAQNNTGGPNAKSSVTGKPIANIPGTNLNMGMDLWNTTNAGSGAGKVRGNAVSSAIVTVPMVGRDGMMPEQWVQDERELKRQKRKQSNRESARRSRLRKQAECEELQARVQTLNNENRTLRDELQRLSEECEKLTSENSSIKEELTRFCGPEALANFEKGNAAPPAQSRGGEGKD; this is encoded by the exons ATGGGGACAGGGGAAGAGGGCACGCCTTCTAAAACTTCCAAACCTCCCTCTTCATCCCAG GAAATAGCTCCAACACCTTCATATCCTGATTGGTCAAGCTCAGTGCAG GCTTATTATGGTGCTGGTGCTACTCCACCTCCCTTCTTTGCATCTACTGTTGCTTCTCCAACTCCGCACCCTTACCTCTGGGGAGGTCag CATCCTCTGATGTCACCTTATGGGACTCCAGTACCTTATCCAGCTATATATCCTCCTGGGGGAGTTTATGCCCATCCCAATATCACTGTG actCCTGGCTCTGTACCAATCAATGCTGAATATGAAGGGAAATCCCCTGATGGAAAAGAAAGGGTCTCAAAAAAATCCAAGGGCATGTCAGGAAATACTGCTTCAGGTGGCGGTAGGACTGGGGAGAGTGGAAAGGTGGCTTCAAGTTCTGGAAATGATGGTGCTTCTCAAAG TGCTGAAAGTGGTACCGAGGGCTCATCAGAGGGCAGTGATGAGAATGGTAACCAACAG GAATTTGCTGCCAACAAGAAAGGAAGCTTCAACCAGATGCTGGCAGATG GAGCCAATGCACAAAACAACACAGGTGGACCAAATGCTAAATCTTCAGTGACTGGGAAACCCATCGCCAACATTCCTGGAACTAATCTGAACATGGGAATGGATTTGTGGAATACCACCAATGCAGGTTCAGGGGCTGGAAAAGTGAGAGGAAATGCTGTCTCATCAGCTATTGTTACTGTACCGATGGTTGGTCGTGATGGTATGATGCCTGAACAATGGGTTCAA GACGAACGGGAGCTAAAAAGACAGAAGAGGAAGCAGTCTAACCGAGAGTCTGCCAGGAGATCAAGATTACGCAAGCAG GCGGAGTGTGAAGAACTACAAGCGAGAGTGCAGACATTGAACAACGAAAACCGTACTCTCAGGGACGAGTTACAAAGGCTCTCCGAGGAATGTGAAAAGCTAACATCAGAGAATAGTTCCATCAAG GAAGAATTGACACGATTTTGTGGGCCAGAGGCATTAGCTAACTTCGAAAAAGGAAACGCTGCACCACCTGCTCAATCTCGAGGCGGCGAAGGCAAAGATTAA
- the LOC101217367 gene encoding HVA22-like protein k isoform X1 produces the protein MAFLGSVITNEVGLQLLLYPLNSNAVVRTACCSIGIVLPVYSTFKAIEKKDQNDQQKWLIYWAAYGSLSLVEAYSDKFLSWVPVYYHLKFAFLVWLQLPATSGAKKLYMNYLRPFLLKHQGKVDWILGYASDEMVKTISRHQTEIQYFRTIVMKILRSDERSSRLGSARPNEAGRSLQIEDRNLQIEDRNSYTDSDIDD, from the exons ATGGCTTTTCTCGGTTCCGTAATCACCAACGAG GTTGGATTGCAGCTGCTCCTGTATCCTCTTAATTCCAATGCTGTTGTTCGTACGGCATG CTGCTCTATAGGGATCGTCTTACCTGTGTATTCCACCTTCAAGGCAATCGAGAAGAAAGATCAGAATGATCAACAGAAGTGGCTTATTTATTGGGCAG CCTATGGATCTTTAAGCCTTGTTGAAGCGTACTCGGACAAATTTCTTTCATG GGTTCCAGTGTACTATCATCTGAAGTTTGCGTTTCTTGTTTGGCTCCAGCTACCGGCAACTAGT GGGGCAAAAAAACTATACATGAACTACCTGCGTCCTTTTCTCCTGAAGCATCAAGGAAAAGTGGATTGGATTTTAGGGTATGCTTCGGATGAAATG GTGAAAACCATTAGCAGACACCAAACAGAGATTCAGTATTTTAGAACAATtgttatgaaaatattgagaTCCG ACGAACGATCATCAAGGCTTGGATCAGCCAGGCCAAACGAGGCCGGAAGAAGCCTACAAATTGAGGATAGAAACCTACAAATTGAGGATCGAAACTCATACACAGACTCCGACATAGATGATTGA
- the LOC101217128 gene encoding G-box-binding factor 1 isoform X2: protein MGTGEEGTPSKTSKPPSSSQEIAPTPSYPDWSSSVQAYYGAGATPPPFFASTVASPTPHPYLWGGQHPLMSPYGTPVPYPAIYPPGGVYAHPNITVTPGSVPINAEYEGKSPDGKERVSKKSKGMSGNTASGGGRTGESGKVASSSGNDGASQSAESGTEGSSEGSDENGNQQEFAANKKGSFNQMLADGANAQNNTGSGAGKVRGNAVSSAIVTVPMVGRDGMMPEQWVQDERELKRQKRKQSNRESARRSRLRKQAECEELQARVQTLNNENRTLRDELQRLSEECEKLTSENSSIKEELTRFCGPEALANFEKGNAAPPAQSRGGEGKD, encoded by the exons ATGGGGACAGGGGAAGAGGGCACGCCTTCTAAAACTTCCAAACCTCCCTCTTCATCCCAG GAAATAGCTCCAACACCTTCATATCCTGATTGGTCAAGCTCAGTGCAG GCTTATTATGGTGCTGGTGCTACTCCACCTCCCTTCTTTGCATCTACTGTTGCTTCTCCAACTCCGCACCCTTACCTCTGGGGAGGTCag CATCCTCTGATGTCACCTTATGGGACTCCAGTACCTTATCCAGCTATATATCCTCCTGGGGGAGTTTATGCCCATCCCAATATCACTGTG actCCTGGCTCTGTACCAATCAATGCTGAATATGAAGGGAAATCCCCTGATGGAAAAGAAAGGGTCTCAAAAAAATCCAAGGGCATGTCAGGAAATACTGCTTCAGGTGGCGGTAGGACTGGGGAGAGTGGAAAGGTGGCTTCAAGTTCTGGAAATGATGGTGCTTCTCAAAG TGCTGAAAGTGGTACCGAGGGCTCATCAGAGGGCAGTGATGAGAATGGTAACCAACAG GAATTTGCTGCCAACAAGAAAGGAAGCTTCAACCAGATGCTGGCAGATG GAGCCAATGCACAAAACAACACAG GTTCAGGGGCTGGAAAAGTGAGAGGAAATGCTGTCTCATCAGCTATTGTTACTGTACCGATGGTTGGTCGTGATGGTATGATGCCTGAACAATGGGTTCAA GACGAACGGGAGCTAAAAAGACAGAAGAGGAAGCAGTCTAACCGAGAGTCTGCCAGGAGATCAAGATTACGCAAGCAG GCGGAGTGTGAAGAACTACAAGCGAGAGTGCAGACATTGAACAACGAAAACCGTACTCTCAGGGACGAGTTACAAAGGCTCTCCGAGGAATGTGAAAAGCTAACATCAGAGAATAGTTCCATCAAG GAAGAATTGACACGATTTTGTGGGCCAGAGGCATTAGCTAACTTCGAAAAAGGAAACGCTGCACCACCTGCTCAATCTCGAGGCGGCGAAGGCAAAGATTAA
- the LOC101216660 gene encoding vicilin-like seed storage protein At2g18540, with the protein MKKHSAVSVSGSSFSPSILIPIFFLFLSLPAYADDGWWEGDTPVVKRANERIPILKTEYGEISAVDFDDGTRFGRYHLQFITLEPNSLFLPVLLHSDMVFYVHTGSGRLNWFDDNDLKEVDLRRGDLYRLHPGSIFYLQSSLETEREKLRIYALFSSTDEDSFNPSIGAYSRVTDLVRGFGKEVLRKAFMAPDEVIEEIMNAKRPPLIVHAAAPTPSIKAKSSSPWEFEARLLKSFLGGDASAIEFNKKKKKKGIYNVYEVDPDFENCNGWSLTVTKKNSHQLKGSNIGFLVVNLTAGSMMGPHWNPRAWEIGIVTSDEPGVIRVGCSSTSANSSKCKNWSFVVEKGDVFVVPRFHPMAQMSFNNGTFVFVGFSTTNGHNMPQFFAGSSSVLKIVDREVLAWSFDVNVTTIDRLLKARVESIVLECTSCAEEEVRKMEEEAEREREEEEERKREEEERRKREEEEERKREEEERRKREEEEERKREEEERRKREEEEEKKREEEEERKREEEEEKKREEEEERKREEEERRKREEEEERKREEEEEEEEREREEEEAQKEEERRREEEERRRREEEERKREEEEREREKERGEEEQRRREEEEEEEEEREAEREEEEARKREEEHQRERGKRRREGEERQRRRWEEEEEEGGGEEPQLPLAVLRILEQWT; encoded by the exons ATGAAGAAACACTCAGCAGTTTCAGTTTCAGGATCGTCGTTTTCACCTTCAATTCTTATccccatcttcttccttttcctctctcttccTGCATATGCCGATGACGGGTGGTGGGAAGGAGACACTCCTGTGGTGAAGAGAGCCAATGAAAGAATCCCAATTCTTAAAACAGAGTACGGTGAGATCTCCGCCGTTGATTTCGACGATGGCACTCGATTTGGACGTTACCATCTCCAGTTCATCACATTGGAACCCAATTCACTGTTTCTCCCTGTTCTTCTTCATTCTGATATGGTGTTCTATGTCCACACTG GAAGTGGGAGATTGAATTGGTTTGATGACAATGATTTGAAGGAGGTGGATTTACGGCGGGGAGATCTTTATAGGCTTCATCCAGGTTCCATTTTTTACTTGCAGAGTAGCTTAGAGACCGAACGTGAAAAGCTTCGAATTTATGCTCTGTTTTCCAGCACAGATGAAGATTCATTC AATCCTTCCATTGGAGCATACTCCCGCGTCACTGATCTGGTTCGGGGCTTCGGCAAAGAAGTTCTTCGTAAAGCTTTCATG GCCCCTGATGAAGTAATAGAGGAAATAATGAACGCTAAGAGGCCGCCGCTTATCGTCCACGCTGCTGCGCCAACTCCGAGCATAAAGGCAAAGTCGTCGTCACCATGGGAATTTGAGGCTCGGTTATTGAAATCTTTCCTAGGAGGAGACGCAAGTGCGATAGAAttcaacaagaagaagaagaagaaaggcaTATACAACGTTTATGAAGTAGACCCTGATTTTGAGAATTGCAATGGATGGAGTTTGACTGTAACCAAGAAAAACTCCCATCAATTGAAAGGCTCCAACATCGGCTTCCTCGTAGTCAACCTTACAGCG GGTTCAATGATGGGTCCGCATTGGAATCCGAGGGCGTGGGAGATTGGGATTGTGACATCGGATGAGCCGGGGGTGATTCGTGTAGGGTGTTCGAGCACCTCGGCGAACAGTTCAAAATGCAAGAATTGGAGTTTTGTGGTAGAGAAAGGGGATGTATTTGTAGTGCCAAGGTTCCATCCAATGGCGCAAATGTCATTCAACAACGGAACGTTTGTATTTGTGGGATTTAGCACAACGAATGGACATAACATGCCGCAGTTCTTTGCTGGGAGCAGCTctgttttgaaaattgtggACAGGGAAGTATTGGCATGGTCGTTTGATGTGAATGTGACAACGATTGATCGGTTGTTGAAAGCTAGAGTTGAGTCGATTGTTTTGGAATGTACTTCATGTGCTGAAGAGGAAGTAAGGAAAATGGAAGAGGAAgctgagagagagagggaggaggaagaagagagaaagagagaagaggagGAACGTAGgaagagagaggaagaagaagagagaaaaagggaagaagaggaaCGTAGGaagagagaggaagaggaagagaggaaacgggaagaagaagaacggaggaagagagaggaagaggaagagaagaaacgggaagaagaggaagagaggaagagagaggaagaggaagagaagaaacgggaagaagaagaagagagaaaaagggaagaagaggaacggagaaagagagaggaagaggaagagaggaaacgggaagaagaagaagaagaggaagagagggagagagaagaagaggaagcacagaaagaggaagagaggaggagagaagaggaagagaggaggaggagagaagaggaagagagaaaaagagaggaagaggagagagagagagagaaagagagaggagaggaggAACAGAGgaggagagaagaagaagaggaagaagaagaagagagggaggcagagagagaggaggaggaagctaggaaaagagaggaagaacatcaaagagagagagggaagagGCGGAGAGAGGGGGAGGAAAGACAAAGAAGACGGtgggaggaagaggaagaagaaggtggAGGAGAGGAGCCGCAGCTGCCACTCGCAGTACTAAGAATTTTGGAACAATGGACTTAA
- the LOC101217367 gene encoding HVA22-like protein k isoform X2, producing MAFLGSVITNEVGLQLLLYPLNSNAVVRTACCSIGIVLPVYSTFKAIEKKDQNDQQKWLIYWAAYGSLSLVEAYSDKFLSWVPVYYHLKFAFLVWLQLPATSGAKKLYMNYLRPFLLKHQGKVDWILGYASDEMTNDHQGLDQPGQTRPEEAYKLRIETYKLRIETHTQTPT from the exons ATGGCTTTTCTCGGTTCCGTAATCACCAACGAG GTTGGATTGCAGCTGCTCCTGTATCCTCTTAATTCCAATGCTGTTGTTCGTACGGCATG CTGCTCTATAGGGATCGTCTTACCTGTGTATTCCACCTTCAAGGCAATCGAGAAGAAAGATCAGAATGATCAACAGAAGTGGCTTATTTATTGGGCAG CCTATGGATCTTTAAGCCTTGTTGAAGCGTACTCGGACAAATTTCTTTCATG GGTTCCAGTGTACTATCATCTGAAGTTTGCGTTTCTTGTTTGGCTCCAGCTACCGGCAACTAGT GGGGCAAAAAAACTATACATGAACTACCTGCGTCCTTTTCTCCTGAAGCATCAAGGAAAAGTGGATTGGATTTTAGGGTATGCTTCGGATGAAATG ACGAACGATCATCAAGGCTTGGATCAGCCAGGCCAAACGAGGCCGGAAGAAGCCTACAAATTGAGGATAGAAACCTACAAATTGAGGATCGAAACTCATACACAGACTCCGACATAG